One window from the genome of Bacteroidota bacterium encodes:
- a CDS encoding type II toxin-antitoxin system RelE/ParE family toxin: MEILFSSTKLQKLANDHKKCQKELGAVGAKRFNMRMLDLRDAISLEDLRNAPGRFHELKGNRKGQWSCDLDHPYRLIFEPVEKPIPTVESGAYIWAQIKKIKIIEIVDYHD; the protein is encoded by the coding sequence ATGGAAATTTTATTTAGTTCGACCAAACTACAAAAATTGGCTAATGATCACAAAAAATGCCAAAAAGAATTGGGAGCTGTCGGTGCAAAAAGATTCAACATGCGCATGTTGGATTTAAGAGATGCAATTTCTCTCGAGGACCTCAGAAATGCTCCAGGGCGGTTCCATGAATTGAAGGGAAATCGAAAAGGGCAATGGAGTTGCGACTTGGATCATCCATATCGATTAATTTTTGAACCGGTTGAAAAGCCAATCCCAACTGTTGAGTCAGGTGCTTACATCTGGGCTCAAATAAAGAAAATTAAAATAATTGAAATTGTTGACTATCATGACTAA